In Saccharolobus solfataricus, a genomic segment contains:
- a CDS encoding PD-(D/E)XK nuclease family protein — translation MSLAEEIKKVLKENPSIIVDALAQRPEILYDVLVKLMPWQVIIRDIDDLKNHTQKIEKELGEVKESLKNFVTKEDAKNFATKDDIKRLETIITGLGARWGLLSEDAFRQGVYEIMKSEGIVAKKELVYDKTGEVYGEPSDVEYDLMIEDGNLVMIEITSAIKRGDLPVIRKKKEFYERNKNVKISKVIVITPFLHDKYPDRLKAMAKDMGIEIINP, via the coding sequence ATGTCGCTGGCTGAAGAGATTAAAAAGGTCCTAAAGGAGAATCCATCAATTATAGTGGACGCGCTCGCGCAGAGACCAGAAATTCTCTATGATGTATTAGTTAAGTTGATGCCATGGCAAGTTATAATTCGTGATATTGATGACCTAAAAAATCATACTCAAAAAATAGAAAAGGAGTTAGGGGAAGTAAAGGAGAGTCTGAAGAATTTTGTTACTAAGGAGGATGCTAAGAATTTCGCCACCAAGGACGACATAAAGAGGTTGGAAACTATCATTACTGGTTTAGGTGCGAGGTGGGGATTATTAAGTGAAGATGCGTTTAGGCAAGGCGTATATGAGATTATGAAATCTGAGGGAATTGTTGCTAAGAAGGAGCTCGTATACGATAAGACTGGTGAAGTATATGGCGAACCTTCTGATGTCGAATACGATTTAATGATAGAGGACGGAAACTTAGTAATGATAGAAATAACTTCAGCTATAAAAAGAGGAGATCTACCCGTAATTAGGAAGAAGAAGGAATTTTATGAGAGAAACAAAAACGTGAAGATATCTAAAGTAATAGTCATAACACCTTTTTTACACGATAAATATCCAGATAGGCTAAAAGCAATGGCAAAAGATATGGGAATAGAAATAATTAATCCTTAA